One Nostoc sp. UHCC 0302 DNA window includes the following coding sequences:
- a CDS encoding pilus assembly protein PilB, giving the protein MLSSQGKPTDTAGIGKQVLTAIQSKWEQGDEREQIFHLIDSLLSFEACLYHQILPFELKDNNLLLGIVHPQDSEALDYVGRILSYINCKMQTEAIASDTHRRILSAYLNHKNTSQPDAKPEHLPAANLASKNSPVPVAEKLILSADTDSESSQRSTLTLPQSPSPQHSWQRVDLPPTPNPDNLSQPASFLTIENSRQHGNPSEAVPTDNLPTLPAQVPDLFIPIDELQRLQPKKLLEELLGRVLAGGIGRLYLERQPYEGRILWSDNGVLQSVLEKLPLSVFQGVLNELKRFVDLPVTTIAEPKQVEKECVYQENRLLIRLRVMPGIYGEEATLQVLRGAALKFYQQQQLTRLSRDALGIAQQLSFKLHELQERLLLNPTVDTQQLEALVTLNQLVDNLDQQIKILSLSSDSPTNSKF; this is encoded by the coding sequence ATGTTGTCTTCACAGGGCAAACCAACTGATACCGCAGGAATTGGCAAGCAAGTGTTAACAGCCATTCAATCTAAGTGGGAACAAGGAGACGAACGCGAGCAAATATTTCACCTGATTGATAGTCTATTGTCATTTGAGGCTTGTCTTTACCACCAAATTTTGCCCTTTGAATTAAAAGACAACAACCTTTTGCTGGGTATAGTTCATCCACAAGATAGCGAAGCGCTAGATTACGTTGGTCGCATCTTGTCTTATATCAATTGCAAAATGCAAACTGAGGCGATCGCATCTGACACTCATCGCCGAATATTATCAGCCTACCTCAACCACAAAAATACATCCCAGCCAGATGCTAAACCAGAGCATCTGCCAGCAGCGAACTTGGCCTCAAAAAATAGCCCAGTTCCCGTTGCAGAAAAACTTATTCTCTCTGCTGATACCGACTCTGAATCATCTCAGCGATCAACATTGACACTGCCTCAATCTCCAAGTCCTCAACATTCTTGGCAGCGAGTAGATTTGCCTCCCACCCCAAACCCAGATAATTTATCTCAACCTGCTAGTTTCTTAACTATTGAAAATAGCCGTCAACATGGGAATCCTTCTGAGGCAGTACCAACTGACAATTTACCTACATTGCCAGCGCAAGTTCCAGACTTATTTATACCTATTGATGAGCTACAAAGGCTACAACCTAAGAAATTACTAGAAGAATTACTAGGGCGAGTTTTAGCTGGGGGAATTGGTCGGCTGTATTTAGAAAGACAACCTTACGAAGGCAGAATTCTGTGGAGTGACAACGGAGTCTTGCAGTCAGTATTAGAAAAACTGCCGCTTTCTGTTTTCCAAGGAGTACTTAATGAATTAAAACGGTTTGTTGACTTACCTGTTACGACAATAGCAGAACCAAAACAGGTTGAGAAAGAATGTGTATATCAAGAAAACCGTTTGTTAATACGCTTACGAGTCATGCCGGGAATTTACGGCGAAGAAGCTACACTACAAGTGCTACGGGGAGCAGCATTAAAATTTTATCAACAACAACAGTTGACGCGTCTTAGTCGTGATGCTTTGGGTATTGCTCAGCAACTAAGCTTCAAGTTGCATGAACTGCAAGAACGGCTGCTTCTAAATCCCACTGTCGATACTCAGCAATTAGAAGCTTTAGTAACCCTTAATCAACTCGTGGACAATTTAGACCAACAAATAAAAATACTCTCATTAAGTAGCGATTCACCAACAAATAGCAAATTCTAA
- a CDS encoding M61 family metallopeptidase encodes MTEATALHPNTHVPETGPIIYYLVAMPQPETHLFEVTLRLLNYSSPILDLKLPVWTPGSYLVREYAKNLQDFAAFAENKPLAWQKISKNHWQVEKTGVSELTVRYRIFANELSVRTNHLDATHGYFNGAAIFFRIPGWEKQPIRVTIAPPHPEWQITTPLEPADNDANTFLAGDFDTLVDSPFEIGRHKLYDFEVLGKPHELAIWGDGNFHAERMIADIQKIIQVEAEIFGGLPYERYVFLLHLFSQAFGGLEHKNSCSLIYQRFGFRAQDKYDRFIQLVAHEFFHLWNVKRIRPKALEVFDYDQENYTPSLWFCEGTTSYYDLLIPLRAGIYDAKAYLNNLGKEITRYETTPGRKVQPVSESSFDAWIKLYRPDANSGNSQISYYLKGEMVSLLLDLLIRSAHDNQRSLDDVMQKMWQQFGQAEIGFTPKQLQEVIESVAGRDLNDFFQRYIDGTEDLPFNEYLEAFGLQLVAEQEEEPYLGVKTNVENGREIIKFVETGSPAQAGGIDPGDELLAINGIKVAANSLSDRLKDYQPNNTVQVTVFHQDELRTYSVTLASPRPTRYQVKPLERADSKQQQNFTGWLGATLTTV; translated from the coding sequence ATGACTGAAGCAACAGCACTTCATCCCAACACCCACGTTCCAGAAACCGGGCCGATAATTTATTATCTGGTGGCAATGCCGCAACCAGAAACGCATCTGTTTGAGGTAACTTTACGCCTTTTAAATTACTCCTCGCCAATTCTCGATTTAAAACTACCAGTGTGGACACCTGGTTCTTACTTAGTACGGGAATATGCCAAGAACTTACAAGATTTTGCGGCTTTTGCGGAAAATAAGCCTTTAGCCTGGCAGAAAATCAGTAAAAACCACTGGCAGGTAGAGAAAACTGGTGTTTCAGAATTAACTGTGCGTTACCGTATTTTTGCTAACGAGCTATCGGTACGAACAAATCATTTAGATGCTACTCACGGTTATTTCAACGGTGCAGCAATATTTTTTAGAATACCGGGTTGGGAGAAACAACCAATCCGTGTAACGATCGCACCACCACATCCAGAATGGCAGATAACTACTCCTTTAGAGCCAGCTGATAACGATGCAAATACTTTTTTAGCTGGCGATTTTGATACCCTTGTCGATAGTCCATTTGAGATTGGTCGTCACAAGTTGTACGATTTTGAGGTATTGGGAAAACCACATGAATTAGCAATTTGGGGAGATGGAAATTTTCACGCCGAGCGGATGATTGCTGATATCCAGAAAATTATCCAGGTGGAAGCAGAAATATTTGGCGGCTTGCCCTACGAAAGATACGTATTTCTGCTACATTTATTTAGCCAAGCTTTCGGCGGCTTAGAGCATAAAAACTCCTGTTCTTTAATTTACCAGCGTTTTGGGTTCCGCGCTCAGGATAAGTACGATCGCTTCATACAGTTAGTAGCACACGAATTCTTCCACTTGTGGAATGTCAAGCGGATTCGTCCCAAAGCGCTAGAGGTTTTTGATTACGACCAGGAAAATTACACGCCATCCTTATGGTTTTGTGAAGGGACTACTAGTTATTACGATTTGCTAATTCCTTTGCGAGCAGGAATTTATGATGCTAAAGCGTATTTAAATAATTTGGGTAAGGAAATTACCAGATATGAAACGACTCCAGGGCGAAAGGTACAACCTGTTTCCGAGTCGAGTTTTGATGCTTGGATTAAACTCTATCGTCCAGATGCTAATAGTGGTAATTCCCAAATCTCCTACTATTTGAAAGGGGAAATGGTGTCGTTGCTGCTGGATTTACTGATTCGCTCTGCTCATGACAATCAGCGCTCTCTTGATGATGTGATGCAGAAAATGTGGCAGCAATTTGGACAAGCTGAAATTGGCTTTACCCCAAAACAGTTACAGGAAGTCATAGAATCTGTGGCAGGCAGAGATTTAAACGATTTCTTTCAACGCTACATCGATGGTACTGAGGATTTGCCCTTCAATGAGTACTTAGAAGCATTTGGTTTACAGTTGGTAGCAGAGCAAGAGGAAGAACCTTACTTGGGTGTGAAAACAAATGTTGAGAATGGGCGAGAGATAATTAAATTTGTTGAGACTGGTTCACCTGCACAAGCAGGCGGAATTGACCCAGGCGATGAGTTGTTAGCAATTAATGGCATAAAAGTAGCAGCGAATAGTTTAAGCGATCGCCTTAAAGATTATCAACCAAATAATACCGTGCAAGTCACAGTTTTTCACCAAGATGAACTACGTACTTATTCCGTTACCCTAGCGTCACCACGTCCGACTCGCTATCAAGTAAAACCTCTTGAGCGTGCTGACTCCAAGCAGCAGCAAAACTTTACTGGATGGCTTGGAGCAACACTTACAACTGTTTAA
- a CDS encoding HetZ-related protein 2: MQALKLSFEERNLAMATEAEKLALYWQKRLAAECAGQSEAARESIIMWLLGSDSKRFDLLNPKDLEIAKQAMEYRWRILHQRYLEIGRERAYRNLITRLGSLATLRNRIQTWIALSRDRQRSVMDVLQEILQELLQSDSYMQQQMADIAGFTTDRRLQDALLFASVEEYCLRPVRNQPLLAYRFVNYLRRTQRGGLTQVPGRDLIRLVSEEILTDDSDNRINLVDSQAIAEYQEAQQLEEQQVLRQSVQKEFENYLQANLGAEAVEWLRYYLQGKSQEEIAKKLNKQIKEVYRLREKISYHAVRVFALKDKPELVESWLSISLQEHNLGLTQNQWQQLYEKLGSLGQQILDLRRAGNSIEATAEQLKLKTHQVMGEWTKVYLTAQALRTQE, translated from the coding sequence ATGCAAGCTTTAAAATTGAGTTTCGAGGAGCGCAATCTCGCTATGGCAACAGAGGCGGAAAAACTGGCGCTATATTGGCAAAAGCGGTTGGCAGCAGAATGTGCAGGGCAAAGTGAAGCTGCTAGAGAAAGTATTATTATGTGGTTGTTGGGATCTGACTCAAAACGGTTTGATCTGCTCAACCCAAAGGATCTTGAGATTGCTAAGCAAGCGATGGAATATCGCTGGAGGATTTTACATCAACGGTACTTAGAAATAGGGCGAGAACGTGCTTATCGCAATCTGATCACTCGATTAGGAAGTTTAGCAACATTACGGAATAGGATTCAAACGTGGATTGCCCTGAGTCGCGATCGCCAACGCAGTGTCATGGATGTGTTACAAGAAATACTCCAAGAATTACTGCAAAGCGATAGCTATATGCAGCAGCAAATGGCTGATATTGCAGGATTTACAACCGATAGACGATTACAGGATGCTCTACTGTTCGCAAGTGTAGAAGAATACTGCTTGCGGCCAGTACGCAATCAACCTCTATTAGCATATCGATTTGTAAATTACTTACGCCGCACTCAGCGTGGTGGCTTAACCCAAGTCCCAGGACGTGATTTGATTAGACTAGTCTCAGAAGAAATTCTTACAGACGACAGTGACAATCGAATTAACTTGGTGGATAGTCAAGCGATCGCAGAATATCAAGAGGCACAACAACTAGAAGAGCAACAAGTACTGCGTCAGTCTGTACAAAAAGAGTTTGAAAACTATTTACAAGCTAATTTAGGCGCAGAAGCAGTGGAGTGGCTACGATACTATCTGCAAGGAAAGTCTCAAGAAGAGATTGCCAAAAAACTAAATAAGCAGATTAAGGAAGTTTATCGGCTCCGAGAAAAAATTAGTTACCATGCTGTCCGCGTCTTTGCCCTGAAAGATAAACCGGAACTTGTCGAAAGTTGGCTTTCCATCTCTTTGCAAGAGCATAACTTGGGGTTAACACAAAACCAATGGCAGCAACTCTATGAAAAATTAGGTTCTCTAGGACAGCAAATTCTAGATTTGCGAAGAGCAGGTAACTCCATAGAAGCAACAGCAGAACAATTAAAACTTAAAACCCATCAAGTAATGGGTGAATGGACTAAAGTCTATCTCACAGCTCAAGCTTTAAGAACTCAGGAGTAA
- the crtR gene encoding beta-carotene hydroxylase yields MLTSEAQKPLTIPPKEFLAPPGDLNPTLLLFFAAAGTLVLSNFGYWLWQWPHWVCFSVNTIALHCAGTVIHDACHQSAHRNRVINAMLGHGSALMLAFAFPVFTRVHLQHHGNVNHPKDDPDHYVSTGGPLWLIAVRFLYHEVFFFQRRLWRKYELLEWFISRLIVGSIFYISVQYHFLGYILNFWFIPAFIVGIALGLFFDYLPHRPFVERDRWKNARVYPHPILNILIMGQNYHLVHHLWPSIPWYNYQPAYYLMKPLLDEKGCYQTSGLLQKKDFFEFVYDIFLGIRFHHHKE; encoded by the coding sequence ATGCTCACGTCGGAGGCACAAAAGCCACTGACAATCCCGCCCAAGGAATTTTTAGCACCTCCCGGTGATTTGAATCCAACTCTGCTACTGTTTTTCGCAGCAGCAGGAACACTGGTGTTGTCTAACTTTGGTTATTGGCTTTGGCAATGGCCACACTGGGTGTGCTTTAGTGTTAATACTATTGCTTTGCATTGTGCTGGTACAGTAATTCACGATGCCTGTCACCAATCTGCTCATCGTAACCGAGTGATCAATGCGATGTTAGGTCATGGCAGTGCCTTAATGCTAGCTTTTGCCTTTCCAGTGTTTACGCGGGTACATTTACAACATCATGGCAATGTTAACCATCCTAAAGACGATCCAGATCATTATGTCTCTACGGGTGGGCCACTGTGGCTGATTGCAGTCAGGTTTTTATACCATGAAGTGTTTTTCTTTCAACGGCGACTGTGGCGCAAATATGAGCTACTGGAATGGTTCATTAGTCGCTTAATTGTCGGATCAATTTTTTACATCTCAGTGCAGTACCACTTTTTGGGCTATATTCTCAATTTTTGGTTCATACCAGCGTTTATTGTGGGCATAGCATTGGGATTGTTTTTTGACTATTTACCCCATCGTCCTTTTGTAGAACGCGATCGCTGGAAAAATGCTCGCGTCTATCCCCACCCAATTCTTAATATTCTGATTATGGGTCAGAATTATCACTTAGTTCATCATCTATGGCCTTCTATTCCCTGGTATAACTATCAACCTGCATACTATTTGATGAAGCCGCTTTTAGATGAAAAAGGCTGTTACCAAACTTCAGGGCTACTACAAAAAAAAGACTTTTTTGAGTTTGTTTACGACATTTTTTTAGGAATTCGGTTTCATCATCATAAAGAATGA
- the nadA gene encoding quinolinate synthase NadA: protein MFTTALAQRDKTQLGELPLDLFAAIESLKKELNAVILAHYYQEPDIQDIADFIGDSLQLARTAEKTNADVIVFAGVHFMAETAKILNPDKLVLLPDLDAGCSLADSCPGEAFAAFKAAHPDHLVVSYINCSAEIKAMSDIICTSSNAVKIVQQIPKEQPIIFAPDRNLGRYVMEQTGRDLVLWQGSCVVHETFSEKKIVQLKIAHPEAEAIAHPECESSVLRHASFIGSTAALLKYCQNSPAEEFIVATEPGIIHQMQKLAPNKHFIPAPPLNNCNCNECPFMRLNTLEKLYLAMKNRTPEITMSEDIRIAALRPIQRMLEMSI from the coding sequence GTGTTTACCACTGCACTAGCTCAACGAGATAAAACCCAACTGGGTGAACTACCACTAGATTTGTTTGCTGCTATTGAAAGTTTGAAAAAAGAACTTAATGCAGTTATCCTGGCGCATTATTATCAAGAGCCAGATATTCAGGATATTGCAGACTTTATTGGAGATTCATTACAACTAGCCAGAACAGCAGAAAAGACCAATGCAGATGTAATTGTCTTTGCTGGTGTTCATTTCATGGCAGAAACAGCAAAGATACTTAATCCCGATAAATTAGTACTTTTACCAGATTTGGATGCTGGTTGTTCTTTAGCTGATAGTTGTCCAGGAGAGGCCTTTGCAGCTTTTAAAGCCGCGCATCCAGATCATTTGGTGGTTTCTTACATCAATTGCTCTGCCGAAATTAAGGCGATGAGCGATATCATCTGCACTAGTTCCAACGCTGTCAAGATTGTGCAGCAGATACCTAAAGAACAGCCGATTATTTTTGCTCCAGATCGGAATTTGGGACGCTATGTCATGGAACAGACTGGGCGAGATTTGGTACTCTGGCAAGGTAGCTGTGTTGTGCATGAAACCTTTTCGGAAAAGAAAATTGTGCAGTTAAAAATTGCCCACCCCGAAGCAGAGGCGATCGCACACCCAGAATGCGAAAGTAGTGTGTTGCGCCACGCTAGCTTTATTGGCTCTACGGCAGCTTTACTCAAATATTGCCAAAACAGCCCTGCTGAAGAATTCATTGTTGCTACAGAGCCTGGTATTATTCACCAAATGCAAAAACTTGCTCCTAATAAGCACTTTATTCCTGCGCCGCCTCTGAATAATTGTAATTGCAACGAATGTCCGTTTATGCGGTTAAACACTCTAGAAAAACTATATTTGGCGATGAAAAACCGTACACCCGAAATCACCATGTCAGAGGATATCCGCATCGCTGCACTGCGACCAATCCAACGGATGCTAGAGATGAGTATTTAG
- the pyk gene encoding pyruvate kinase: MQLRDSLRRTKIVATIGPATSSPEMLKAIIEAGATTLRLNFSHGTHADHQRNIRLIRQTAFELNQPVAILQDLQGPKIRLGKFENGSIVLAKGDRFTLTNRPVIGSHEISCVTYDYLAEEVPVGAKILLDDGRVEMLVEEINRDKGDLHCRVTVAGKLSNNKGVNFPGVYLSIKAMTDKDREDLVFGLDQGVDWIALSFVRNPQDLIEIKELISSAGKQVPVIAKIEKHEAIEQMDAVLALCDGVMVARGDLGVELPAEDVPVLQKRLIATANRLGIPIITATQMLDSMVSNPRPTRAEVSDVANAILDGTDAVMLSNETAVGNYPVEAVATMARIAERMEQEEAQNTNLRSLKDTRRSIPNAISQAVSQIAEQLGAAAIMTLTQTGATARNVSKFRPKTPILAVTPHVNVARQLQMVWGVKPLLVLGLPSTGQTFQAAINVAQENQLLTEGDLVVMTAGTLQGISGSTDLIKVEVVTAVLGHGIGLGQGSVSGRARVAQTSMDVSNFNPGDILVASRTSADFVEAIRKAAGIITEDESLTSHAAVIGLRLGVPVIVGVKQATQVIRDGAILTLDLQRGLVYSGAVGTP, encoded by the coding sequence ATGCAATTAAGAGATTCTCTACGCCGGACAAAAATTGTCGCTACTATTGGCCCCGCCACCAGCAGCCCAGAAATGCTTAAGGCGATCATTGAAGCGGGAGCTACAACACTGCGGTTAAATTTCTCCCACGGAACTCATGCTGACCATCAGCGTAATATTCGCTTAATTCGGCAAACCGCCTTTGAACTCAATCAGCCAGTGGCTATTCTTCAAGATTTACAAGGGCCAAAAATTCGCCTGGGAAAGTTTGAAAACGGGTCTATAGTCTTGGCAAAAGGCGATCGCTTCACCTTAACCAATCGCCCCGTAATCGGTTCGCACGAAATTAGCTGTGTTACCTACGATTATTTAGCAGAAGAAGTTCCAGTTGGTGCAAAAATCCTCCTTGATGATGGACGAGTAGAAATGCTGGTGGAGGAAATTAACCGCGACAAAGGTGATTTGCATTGTCGTGTGACTGTGGCTGGTAAACTCTCTAACAACAAAGGAGTCAACTTTCCCGGAGTTTACTTGTCGATTAAGGCCATGACCGACAAAGACCGCGAGGATTTAGTGTTTGGTCTTGATCAAGGTGTAGATTGGATAGCACTTTCCTTTGTCCGCAATCCGCAGGATCTCATAGAAATTAAAGAGCTAATTTCTAGCGCAGGCAAGCAAGTGCCAGTAATTGCCAAAATTGAAAAGCACGAAGCCATTGAACAAATGGATGCAGTTCTGGCTTTGTGTGATGGGGTAATGGTTGCCAGGGGCGATTTGGGTGTAGAGTTGCCAGCTGAGGATGTCCCCGTGCTGCAAAAGCGCTTGATTGCCACAGCAAACCGCTTAGGGATTCCGATCATTACTGCTACCCAAATGTTAGACAGTATGGTGAGCAATCCCCGTCCTACTCGCGCCGAAGTGTCGGATGTAGCAAATGCCATTCTAGACGGCACAGATGCAGTGATGCTCTCTAACGAAACAGCTGTCGGCAACTACCCAGTAGAAGCTGTAGCGACAATGGCACGAATTGCCGAACGGATGGAGCAAGAAGAAGCGCAAAACACAAACTTGCGTTCTTTGAAAGATACTAGGCGTTCCATTCCTAATGCAATTAGTCAAGCTGTAAGTCAAATTGCAGAGCAGCTAGGAGCAGCAGCAATCATGACATTAACACAAACTGGGGCAACAGCTCGCAATGTCTCCAAATTCCGACCAAAAACCCCAATTTTGGCAGTTACACCCCATGTAAATGTAGCACGACAGTTACAGATGGTGTGGGGAGTCAAACCGCTGTTGGTACTGGGACTACCTTCTACAGGTCAAACTTTTCAAGCTGCTATCAACGTTGCTCAGGAGAATCAGTTACTTACTGAAGGCGATTTAGTGGTGATGACGGCTGGCACACTTCAAGGGATATCTGGCTCAACAGATTTAATTAAAGTTGAGGTGGTAACAGCAGTGTTAGGTCATGGAATTGGTTTAGGACAAGGCTCAGTCAGCGGTCGCGCACGAGTGGCTCAAACCAGTATGGATGTTAGTAACTTTAATCCTGGAGATATTTTGGTTGCCTCCCGTACCAGTGCCGATTTTGTTGAGGCGATTCGCAAAGCTGCTGGGATTATCACAGAAGATGAAAGTCTTACAAGTCATGCAGCTGTTATTGGCTTGCGCCTCGGTGTGCCAGTGATTGTTGGTGTAAAACAAGCGACACAAGTAATTCGGGATGGAGCGATTCTAACGCTGGATCTCCAACGTGGTTTAGTTTACTCTGGGGCAGTAGGAACGCCGTAG
- a CDS encoding Crp/Fnr family transcriptional regulator — translation MQTEVFSELFPLMSTANPQTLEWLLNVAIEHEYPAGRAVVMEDAWGNALYFVVSGWVKVRRTVADDSVALAIFGRGDFFGEMAILDESPRSTDVIALSSVKLLSISRERFIQILFKDPQLHHRMLQLMVRRLRQINLRLQMRSSPPAVKLAHTLVTLSESYGQESNLGKEIFNIPFKDLAEVTEIGVEETTKIMEKLDEKGWIKIDNANNIIYLINFKQLINLAGKV, via the coding sequence ATGCAGACTGAGGTTTTTAGTGAACTTTTCCCCTTAATGAGTACAGCCAACCCACAGACGCTGGAATGGCTACTCAACGTTGCTATCGAACATGAATACCCGGCAGGAAGAGCCGTTGTCATGGAAGATGCTTGGGGTAACGCCCTTTATTTCGTAGTTTCTGGCTGGGTAAAAGTCCGCCGTACCGTCGCGGACGATTCAGTAGCTCTAGCAATATTTGGTCGGGGCGATTTTTTTGGAGAAATGGCGATTTTGGATGAATCTCCACGCTCAACCGATGTCATTGCCCTTTCTTCTGTGAAGTTGCTTAGCATCTCCAGAGAACGTTTCATTCAAATATTGTTTAAAGATCCACAATTACATCACCGGATGCTGCAACTGATGGTGCGGCGATTGCGGCAAATTAACCTGCGTCTGCAAATGCGCTCTTCACCCCCAGCCGTCAAGCTTGCTCATACGCTAGTGACTTTAAGCGAAAGTTACGGCCAGGAATCAAACTTAGGAAAGGAAATTTTTAATATTCCTTTTAAAGATTTAGCAGAGGTGACAGAAATCGGTGTTGAAGAAACCACCAAAATCATGGAAAAGCTAGATGAAAAAGGGTGGATCAAAATTGATAACGCCAACAATATTATCTATCTCATCAACTTTAAACAGTTGATTAATTTAGCCGGTAAAGTCTAA